The following proteins are co-located in the Silene latifolia isolate original U9 population chromosome 1, ASM4854445v1, whole genome shotgun sequence genome:
- the LOC141585995 gene encoding uncharacterized protein LOC141585995 — protein MESVQGDRVSSGVEGFRLGSWEPPDMGVSKINTDAGVMEGVGVGLGAVSRDAAGGVEWAVVLQRGIGCDVAMAEAEAILLGLREARRMQSRKVIVESDCLIVVEDLTKHRNGRSELFVIYEEIRQISLFFESIVFKHISRKLNKLAHKLAHAMPWTHGRRFWTSDLPAEFGNVAVADISNII, from the coding sequence ATGGAGTCGGTGCAAGGTGATAGGGTGTCGAGTGGTGTGGAGGGGTTTAGGCTGGGGAGCTGGGAGCCGCCGGATATGGGGGTGTCTAAGATCAATACGGATGCAGGGGTCATGGAGGGGGTAGGTGTGGGGCTGGGTGCGGTTAGTCGGGATGCGGCGGGCGGAGTTGAGTGGGCGGTGGTGTTGCAGCGTGGTATAGGGTGTGATGTAGCAATGGCGGAAGCTGAAGCGATTTTGTTGGGTCTGCGAGAAGCTAGAAGGATGCAGTCCCGGAAAGTCATTGTTGAGAGCGATTGTCTGATCGTGGTTGAAGACTTGACGAAGCATAGAAATGGTAGGAGTGAACtatttgtgatttatgaggaaATTAGACAGATTAGTTTATTTTTTGAGTCGATTGTTTTTAAGCACATTAGTAGGAAATTAAATAAGTTAGCTCATAAGCTAGCACATGCTATGCCATGGACTCATGGTAGGCGATTTTGGACGTCTGATTTGCCGGCAGAGTTTGGTAATGTAGCCGTTGCAGATATTAGTAATATAATTTAA
- the LOC141610968 gene encoding prefoldin subunit 1 produces the protein MADEASRTAFFEIQGHMIETTAKLKQVQNQIHSKELEKKRAYLTLEELRPLPDDTNTYKSIGRTFVLEPKSDLMNEQAQKFKDSENALSSLQTSKEYLEKQIGEVENNLKELLQQDPGLARQIMSLSVM, from the exons ATGGCAGATGAAGCAAGTAGAACT GCGTTTTTTGAAATTCAAGGGCACATGATTGAGACTACAGCGAAACTTAAACAG GTGCAAAATCAGATCCATTCAAAGGAACTAGAAAAGAAGCGGGCGTACTTGACACTGGAAGAGTTGCGACCTTTGCCTGATGATACAAATACGTACAAATCTATTG GCCGAAC GTTTGTGCTGGAACCAAAGTCGGACTTGATGAATGAACAGGCGCAAAAGTTCAAAGACAGTGAGAACGCACTTTCTTCTTTGCAG ACCTCTAAAGAGTACCTGGAGAAGCAGATTGGGGAAGTGGAGAACAACCTGAAGGAGCTGCTGCAACAAGATCCAGGTCTGGCCCGTCAAATCATGTCCCTTTCAGTAATGTAA